In Halanaeroarchaeum sp. HSR-CO, one DNA window encodes the following:
- a CDS encoding formyltransferase family protein has product MTERSERDDPLRIVFLVNATSNKSRTTIDRFAEEWDVVDASVACVVSSASGTAAEAARSQGYPTIVCSDSSEQEGAIERATERIGGCDYLVSIGWTYLVPDEALEMPEQAALNVHSSYLPAYKGLSVHRAQWANAERTGGVTVHRMTESFDAGRIVAQQRYRIGLFDTPIAMTNTIGALSAALVREAILKIEQGYEGEPQPEEGNYYSLLPWSTVLQYGLVNHLYRALGSESRFPVPTDDDD; this is encoded by the coding sequence ATGACCGAGCGCTCGGAGCGGGATGACCCGCTACGGATCGTCTTCCTCGTCAATGCCACCTCGAACAAGAGTCGGACCACCATCGATCGATTCGCCGAGGAGTGGGACGTGGTCGATGCGTCGGTCGCCTGCGTGGTGAGTTCCGCGTCGGGGACGGCGGCGGAGGCGGCTCGCTCTCAGGGGTATCCGACGATCGTCTGCAGCGACTCCAGCGAGCAGGAAGGGGCGATCGAGCGGGCGACAGAGCGGATCGGCGGCTGTGACTACCTCGTCTCGATCGGCTGGACCTACCTGGTGCCCGACGAGGCCCTCGAGATGCCGGAGCAGGCGGCGTTGAACGTCCACAGCAGTTATCTGCCGGCCTACAAGGGGTTGAGCGTCCACCGGGCGCAGTGGGCGAACGCCGAGCGGACGGGCGGCGTCACCGTCCATCGCATGACCGAATCGTTCGACGCCGGGCGAATCGTCGCCCAGCAACGCTATCGGATCGGGCTCTTCGACACCCCCATCGCCATGACGAACACCATCGGTGCACTGTCTGCCGCCCTGGTCCGGGAGGCCATCCTCAAGATCGAGCAGGGGTACGAGGGAGAGCCACAACCCGAAGAAGGCAATTACTACTCGCTGTTGCCGTGGTCGACGGTGCTCCAGTACGGGCTCGTCAACCACCTCTATCGGGCACTCGGTAGCGAGAGTCGATTCCCGGTCCCCACTGACGACGATGACTGA
- a CDS encoding DUF354 domain-containing protein has translation MRIWFVILHPARVHLYRHAIRALDDRGWDVRVFTRNSDSIRDLLDAYEIEYTVLADTGDSKLGVIRSQAKFELAFARAALTGRPDLVVDGLGSMLVGRMLGATTVAFWDTEHNRFQKLVVGPFVDRIFTPESYQNDISDKQIRYAGFHDLAYLHPNRFQPDPSILDDIGLEPGDRFVVVRTVAWNATHDIGDSGFEDLIDVVDSLEAMGVDVFLSAEADLPDSLAARELAIESDRIHDLLYYADLFIGESGTMATESAILGTPAIFVSTLEAGVLQELETTYGLVTNISGANRSERAIEAARHILERDPAIWERRRARLLSDTIDVTAFMLDQFEDIATEE, from the coding sequence ATGAGAATCTGGTTCGTCATCCTGCATCCGGCCCGGGTACACCTCTACAGACACGCGATACGGGCACTGGACGACCGCGGCTGGGACGTCCGGGTGTTCACGCGGAATTCGGACTCGATCCGCGACCTCCTCGACGCATACGAGATCGAATACACCGTCCTCGCCGACACTGGCGACTCGAAACTCGGAGTCATCCGCAGTCAGGCCAAATTCGAACTCGCGTTTGCCCGAGCGGCCCTGACCGGGCGACCGGATCTCGTCGTCGACGGTCTCGGATCGATGCTCGTGGGGAGAATGCTGGGCGCCACGACGGTCGCGTTCTGGGACACGGAACACAACCGGTTCCAGAAGCTCGTCGTCGGCCCGTTCGTCGATCGTATCTTCACGCCGGAGAGCTACCAGAACGACATCTCGGACAAACAGATCCGCTATGCTGGATTCCACGACCTCGCGTATCTCCATCCGAACCGGTTCCAACCGGACCCGAGTATCCTGGACGACATCGGCCTGGAGCCGGGGGACCGGTTCGTCGTCGTCCGAACCGTGGCCTGGAACGCGACCCACGACATCGGCGATAGCGGATTCGAGGACCTGATCGACGTGGTCGACTCACTCGAGGCGATGGGCGTGGACGTCTTCCTCTCCGCGGAGGCCGACCTGCCCGATTCGCTTGCCGCACGCGAACTCGCCATCGAATCCGACCGGATCCACGACCTGCTGTACTACGCGGACCTGTTCATCGGTGAATCGGGGACGATGGCCACGGAGAGCGCCATCCTCGGGACGCCAGCCATCTTCGTCTCGACCCTCGAAGCCGGCGTCCTGCAGGAGCTGGAGACCACGTACGGGCTCGTGACCAACATCTCGGGGGCGAACCGGTCGGAGCGAGCGATCGAGGCGGCGAGACACATACTGGAGCGAGATCCGGCGATCTGGGAGCGTCGGCGAGCACGGCTCCTCAGCGACACGATCGACGTCACGGCGTTCATGCTCGACCAGTTCGAGGACATCGCGACCGAGGAGTGA
- a CDS encoding anaerobic glycerol-3-phosphate dehydrogenase subunit C — protein sequence MSDQRQSIAQLRVETDACYQCSTCDTVCPVAPIDDSFPGPKFQGPEQWRLRDDETPIDPSIEACSNCLRCDAACPEGVSMSELHNEARAEHAASRSSLSAKHLRDRLLANYGLLARVGSAVPRLSNALANNRLVRWTAERLLGITAERDAPTFATQTFREWWAERGGAQVADPEKRVAYFHGDYANYHTPAVGRALVAVFEHFGYEVRVPEQRCSGTPMFANGFLDDARRVASFNVDRLAPLVEDGYDVVASCTSCSFAIRSEYPDLFEMDGVSMVSDHTYDALEYLRANEPLEAELAESSLDVGTLSYHAPCHARNQGLAGQTPDTFIGVEGVEVVDVGDSCSGMSGTYGWKEERYETSMAVGQELFDGIEATESGDGVTECPTCAMQMEHGSDVSVSHPLELLRDALVD from the coding sequence GTGAGCGACCAGCGCCAGAGCATCGCGCAGCTACGGGTCGAGACGGACGCGTGCTATCAGTGCTCGACCTGCGATACGGTCTGCCCGGTCGCGCCGATCGACGACTCCTTCCCCGGCCCGAAGTTCCAGGGGCCCGAACAGTGGCGCCTTCGTGACGACGAGACGCCGATCGATCCCTCTATCGAAGCGTGTTCGAACTGCCTGCGCTGCGATGCGGCCTGCCCCGAGGGTGTCTCGATGAGCGAGTTGCACAACGAGGCCCGGGCCGAACACGCGGCGTCGCGGTCCTCGTTGTCGGCGAAGCATCTTCGCGATCGGCTCCTGGCGAACTACGGCCTGCTCGCCCGGGTCGGGAGTGCCGTCCCCCGCCTCTCGAACGCACTCGCGAACAACCGGCTGGTCCGCTGGACAGCCGAGCGCCTGCTCGGAATCACCGCCGAGCGGGACGCACCGACATTCGCCACCCAGACGTTTCGGGAGTGGTGGGCCGAACGTGGCGGCGCGCAGGTCGCAGATCCCGAGAAGCGCGTCGCGTACTTCCACGGCGATTACGCGAACTACCACACGCCCGCCGTCGGTCGTGCCCTCGTCGCGGTCTTCGAGCACTTCGGCTACGAGGTGCGGGTGCCCGAACAGCGCTGTTCGGGGACGCCAATGTTCGCCAACGGGTTTCTGGACGACGCGAGACGGGTTGCGTCGTTCAACGTGGACCGCCTCGCACCACTGGTCGAGGACGGCTACGACGTCGTCGCGAGTTGCACCTCGTGTTCCTTTGCCATCCGGTCGGAGTACCCGGACTTGTTCGAGATGGACGGCGTCTCGATGGTCAGCGACCACACCTACGACGCCCTCGAGTACCTGCGGGCGAACGAGCCACTCGAAGCGGAACTGGCCGAATCCTCGCTCGACGTCGGCACCCTGTCATATCACGCTCCCTGTCACGCCCGCAACCAGGGCCTCGCTGGGCAGACGCCAGACACGTTCATCGGGGTCGAAGGTGTCGAGGTGGTCGACGTCGGCGATTCCTGTTCGGGGATGAGCGGCACCTACGGCTGGAAGGAAGAGCGATACGAGACATCGATGGCCGTCGGTCAGGAGCTGTTCGATGGGATCGAGGCGACGGAGAGTGGGGACGGCGTGACCGAATGTCCCACGTGTGCGATGCAGATGGAACACGGAAGTGACGTCTCCGTGTCGCACCCGCTCGAACTGCTGCGAGACGCGCTCGTCGACTAA
- the glpB gene encoding glycerol-3-phosphate dehydrogenase subunit GlpB translates to MAREWDVVVVGGGLAGRMAALAATAAGASVHLVTETEDALRHSSGLFDVLGYASGADEPISHPFDRFSELPAEHPYSLLGESTVREALRHVGSAVGADFVGLETARNGLFVGPLGIPTVALGYPQSVGPGLLSKGGDILLVDIDPLQDFDASMAAENLDRSIPAVDVDAVSINLSEVSAPGTDRLELAHRLDREQSRPAAQRPVLSELGAELAAVASGYDRVGVPAMLGVSNPGAVRRTVAEHVDASLFEIPTGPPNVLGIRLDDALEEAIAETDALVTRGPRVADYRAEAGRITAVKIDRDGATEWIRGRQFVLATGGLVGGGLHATHDSIVEPVFGCPVTAPGDPQDWTADRPFDVQPFASVGVSVDEQLRPLDGEGHPHPLNLRAAGDVLGGFDPVAEGSGAGVATATGYATGRWAAQEARS, encoded by the coding sequence ATGGCTCGTGAGTGGGACGTGGTGGTCGTGGGCGGCGGTCTCGCAGGACGGATGGCCGCTCTCGCCGCGACTGCTGCCGGTGCCTCGGTCCATCTCGTCACCGAGACGGAGGACGCGCTACGGCACTCGAGCGGGCTCTTCGACGTGCTCGGGTATGCATCCGGGGCGGACGAACCGATAAGCCACCCGTTCGACCGATTCTCGGAACTCCCCGCGGAGCATCCGTATTCACTGCTCGGCGAATCGACGGTGCGGGAGGCGCTCCGACACGTCGGGTCGGCCGTGGGCGCGGATTTCGTCGGGCTGGAAACCGCCAGGAACGGGCTGTTCGTCGGCCCCCTGGGAATTCCGACGGTCGCACTCGGCTATCCACAGTCGGTCGGACCCGGCCTTCTGTCAAAGGGGGGCGACATCCTATTGGTCGATATCGATCCGCTGCAGGACTTCGATGCCTCGATGGCCGCGGAGAATCTCGACCGCTCCATCCCTGCTGTCGACGTCGACGCCGTCAGCATCAATCTTTCCGAAGTGTCGGCGCCAGGAACAGACCGGCTCGAACTCGCTCATCGATTGGATCGAGAGCAGTCGAGACCGGCGGCACAGCGACCGGTCCTCTCTGAACTCGGTGCGGAACTGGCTGCAGTCGCCTCGGGGTACGACCGCGTGGGAGTGCCAGCTATGCTTGGTGTGAGCAACCCCGGGGCGGTTCGACGAACTGTCGCCGAGCACGTCGACGCCTCCCTCTTCGAGATTCCGACGGGACCACCGAACGTGCTGGGGATTCGTCTCGACGACGCCCTCGAGGAAGCGATAGCCGAGACTGACGCGCTAGTTACCCGGGGCCCACGAGTGGCCGATTATCGGGCCGAAGCCGGCCGAATCACTGCTGTCAAGATCGACAGGGACGGCGCCACGGAGTGGATCCGCGGCCGGCAGTTCGTCCTGGCGACGGGCGGACTCGTCGGCGGGGGATTGCATGCGACCCACGATTCCATCGTCGAACCGGTTTTCGGGTGTCCGGTTACTGCACCCGGCGACCCTCAGGACTGGACGGCGGATCGACCGTTCGACGTCCAGCCCTTCGCGAGCGTTGGCGTCTCGGTCGACGAACAGTTGCGACCGCTCGACGGAGAAGGGCACCCCCACCCTTTGAACCTGCGCGCGGCTGGTGACGTCCTCGGTGGATTCGACCCGGTCGCCGAAGGATCCGGTGCTGGCGTCGCCACCGCGACGGGCTATGCAACTGGCCGGTGGGCGGCCCAGGAGGCACGATCGTGA
- the glpA gene encoding anaerobic glycerol-3-phosphate dehydrogenase subunit GlpA, translated as MQSRADVVVVGGGATGTGIARDLAMRGADVVLLEKDSLAEGTSGRMHGLLHSGARYAVSDPESARQCIAENRILREIATHCVEATGGLFVQLPADSDDYFERKRDACEDVGIPVEEITGEAARQEEPLLSDDVERALRVPDAAVDPFRLVAANAASAENHGATIRTHTTVTDVRREDGSVVGVEVSGTDGDPRDTLRADHVVNAAGPWAGTIADMASVEVPMRLSTGAMVVTNVRQVDTVLNRCRPKSSGDILVPHETTAILGTTDRDVAGPEDRDETRADVDFLVDELASMVPELRKARRIRAYWGVRPLYDPAGDPHSPTDLSREFTVLDHDERDDVDGFTTVVGGKLSTYRLMAERVADRVAAHLGIDAASRTADEPLPGSDGDVDFRAIMRRYGLRSPIAKRTADRLGDRSTDVLDGHEDAGRQVLCECEAVTRAEVRDAIETVGADVQAVRKRTRASMGTCQGTTCAHRLAGEIADEYGPRAGRDALEDLTAERWRGQRYVADGDHLDQLALFYSIHGGTFNRSRGPAAFREVTLERFAGGEHDGS; from the coding sequence ATGCAATCGCGGGCGGACGTCGTGGTCGTCGGCGGTGGAGCCACGGGTACGGGGATCGCCCGGGACCTGGCCATGCGTGGGGCCGACGTGGTCCTCCTCGAGAAGGACTCGCTCGCCGAGGGCACCTCGGGTCGAATGCACGGGCTGTTGCACAGCGGCGCCCGCTATGCCGTCTCCGACCCCGAGAGCGCTCGACAGTGTATCGCTGAGAATCGGATCCTCCGCGAGATAGCGACCCACTGCGTCGAAGCGACCGGCGGCCTGTTCGTCCAGCTACCCGCCGACAGTGACGACTACTTCGAGCGAAAACGGGACGCCTGCGAGGACGTGGGCATTCCCGTCGAGGAGATCACCGGGGAGGCAGCTCGCCAGGAAGAGCCCCTCCTCTCCGACGACGTGGAACGCGCCCTGCGGGTTCCCGACGCGGCGGTCGACCCGTTCCGCCTCGTCGCGGCGAACGCGGCGAGCGCCGAGAACCACGGCGCGACGATACGGACACACACCACCGTGACCGACGTCCGTCGCGAGGACGGATCGGTGGTCGGCGTCGAGGTGTCGGGGACCGATGGCGACCCCCGGGATACCCTCCGGGCCGACCACGTCGTGAACGCGGCAGGTCCCTGGGCCGGCACCATCGCCGACATGGCCAGCGTCGAGGTCCCGATGCGTCTCTCCACGGGCGCGATGGTCGTCACGAACGTTCGCCAGGTCGACACCGTACTCAACCGCTGCCGCCCCAAGTCGAGTGGCGACATCCTCGTGCCACACGAGACGACGGCCATCCTCGGAACGACCGACCGCGATGTGGCCGGCCCAGAAGACCGCGACGAAACTCGGGCGGACGTCGATTTCCTGGTCGACGAACTCGCGTCGATGGTGCCCGAACTCCGGAAGGCCCGCCGCATCCGTGCGTACTGGGGCGTGCGCCCGCTCTACGATCCGGCTGGCGACCCCCATTCGCCGACCGACCTCAGCCGCGAGTTCACCGTCCTCGACCACGACGAGCGTGACGACGTCGATGGGTTCACGACGGTGGTCGGTGGGAAATTGTCGACCTACCGCCTGATGGCCGAACGGGTCGCCGACCGGGTGGCAGCGCATCTCGGCATCGACGCAGCGTCGCGGACGGCCGACGAGCCACTGCCGGGGAGCGACGGTGACGTGGATTTCCGGGCCATCATGCGTCGATACGGGCTCCGGAGCCCGATTGCGAAACGGACCGCCGACAGGTTGGGCGACCGGTCGACGGACGTCCTGGACGGCCACGAGGATGCTGGACGCCAGGTTCTCTGCGAGTGCGAGGCCGTCACCCGCGCGGAGGTCCGCGACGCCATCGAGACGGTCGGAGCAGACGTCCAGGCCGTCAGAAAACGCACCCGAGCATCCATGGGGACGTGTCAGGGGACGACGTGCGCCCACCGTCTCGCCGGCGAGATCGCCGACGAGTACGGCCCGCGCGCGGGTCGCGACGCCCTCGAGGACCTGACGGCGGAACGTTGGCGGGGGCAGCGATACGTGGCCGACGGCGACCATCTGGACCAGCTCGCACTCTTCTATTCCATCCACGGCGGGACGTTCAATCGTTCTCGTGGTCCTGCCGCATTTCGTGAGGTCACCTTGGAGCGATTCGCGGGAGGCGAGCACGATGGCTCGTGA
- a CDS encoding DUF2061 domain-containing protein, which yields MTAASHRRSIVKAASYRLFATSLVFLVAYVYTGSAGPAAKIGVTAAVGKTLLYYLWERVWSRISWGIETA from the coding sequence ATGACGGCAGCGAGCCATCGTCGGTCGATCGTCAAGGCAGCCAGCTATCGCCTGTTCGCGACGTCCCTGGTGTTCCTCGTCGCCTACGTCTACACGGGGAGTGCCGGACCGGCGGCGAAGATCGGCGTGACGGCGGCCGTCGGCAAGACCCTTCTCTACTACCTCTGGGAACGCGTCTGGAGTCGGATCTCGTGGGGCATCGAGACGGCCTAA
- a CDS encoding acyl-CoA thioesterase — protein MTDLVDTFIENRWIVQPNHANIVETAHGGNVVKWMDEAGAMAAMRFAGETCVTVRMNSVDFKRPIRTGDTALIQAYVYDAGRTSVKVRLRAYRENLRTGERELTSESYFVYVAIDEDRNTVEVPDLTVATERGEELLQAAMAANESEVDL, from the coding sequence ATGACCGACCTCGTCGACACCTTCATCGAGAACCGCTGGATCGTCCAGCCCAATCACGCCAACATCGTCGAGACCGCCCACGGGGGGAACGTCGTCAAGTGGATGGACGAGGCCGGGGCGATGGCCGCGATGCGCTTCGCCGGCGAGACCTGTGTCACGGTCCGGATGAACAGCGTCGACTTCAAGCGTCCCATCCGCACCGGCGACACCGCACTTATCCAGGCATACGTCTACGACGCGGGCCGGACCAGCGTGAAGGTCCGTCTGCGGGCATATCGCGAGAATCTCCGAACCGGCGAGCGGGAACTGACGAGCGAGTCGTACTTCGTCTACGTCGCCATCGACGAGGACCGGAACACGGTCGAAGTGCCCGACCTGACGGTTGCCACCGAGCGAGGCGAGGAGTTGCTCCAGGCGGCGATGGCGGCCAACGAAAGCGAGGTCGATCTCTGA
- a CDS encoding TraB/GumN family protein: MSEGTVGASDSGGSVHVVGTAHVSQESADEVERIVEERDPDVVAVELDESRFKQLKGEAPDDIDARDLLHGSVAFQFLAYWLLSYVQARLGDRFDVEPGADMRAGVDTAERIGADVALIDRDIQITIQRFWAQMRLREKLRLVWELILAVAGIGGASEDEEIDVEELTDADVVTAMLEEFRRFSPRGAAALIDERDAYLAHNLVGLRERGANVVAVVGAGHRAGIVEYLDNPETLPPMESLTGRSSGGFPWFKLIGYVLTIGFLVFFVLLAMAGVGNAVLFRVFAAWFLFNGILAFSLAMLAGAHWTSAGVGGLVAWMTSLNPLLAPGWFAGFVELRYTSVNVGDIGSLNEILEDEERPVRELAKDMLDVPLFRLIAIVALTNIGSMIASVLFPVLVLPLLGGPFDSVAGVTNAMQTGASNSAELIWRVLT; encoded by the coding sequence ATGAGTGAGGGTACCGTCGGTGCGAGCGACTCCGGGGGATCGGTCCACGTCGTCGGGACCGCACACGTCTCCCAGGAGAGCGCCGACGAGGTGGAGCGCATCGTCGAAGAGCGCGACCCGGACGTGGTGGCGGTCGAACTCGACGAATCGCGGTTCAAGCAGTTGAAAGGGGAGGCCCCCGACGACATCGACGCCCGCGACCTCCTCCACGGGAGCGTCGCCTTCCAGTTCCTCGCGTACTGGTTGCTCTCCTACGTCCAGGCCAGACTGGGTGATCGGTTCGACGTCGAACCGGGCGCGGACATGCGCGCCGGCGTCGATACGGCCGAGCGCATCGGTGCGGACGTCGCCTTGATCGACCGGGACATCCAGATCACGATCCAGCGCTTTTGGGCCCAGATGCGGCTTCGTGAGAAACTGCGACTCGTCTGGGAACTGATCCTCGCGGTGGCCGGCATCGGTGGTGCTAGCGAGGACGAAGAGATAGACGTCGAGGAATTGACCGACGCCGACGTCGTCACGGCGATGCTCGAGGAGTTCCGACGGTTCAGCCCACGCGGTGCCGCGGCGCTCATCGACGAGCGCGACGCGTATCTCGCACACAACCTCGTGGGCCTCCGCGAGCGGGGAGCGAACGTGGTCGCCGTCGTCGGCGCTGGGCATCGTGCCGGCATCGTCGAGTACCTGGACAACCCCGAGACGCTCCCGCCCATGGAGTCGCTCACCGGTCGTTCCTCGGGGGGCTTTCCGTGGTTCAAGCTGATCGGGTACGTCCTGACCATCGGCTTTCTCGTCTTCTTCGTCCTGCTCGCGATGGCCGGAGTCGGCAACGCGGTCCTCTTTCGGGTCTTCGCCGCCTGGTTCCTGTTCAACGGCATCCTCGCGTTCTCGCTGGCGATGCTCGCCGGTGCTCACTGGACCAGTGCGGGGGTCGGCGGCCTCGTCGCCTGGATGACGAGTCTGAACCCCCTCTTGGCGCCGGGATGGTTCGCGGGCTTCGTCGAGTTGCGATACACGTCCGTGAACGTCGGTGACATCGGCTCGCTCAACGAGATCCTCGAGGACGAGGAACGGCCGGTACGAGAGCTGGCGAAGGACATGCTCGACGTGCCGCTGTTCAGACTCATCGCCATCGTGGCACTGACCAACATCGGCAGTATGATCGCGAGCGTCCTGTTCCCGGTCCTCGTTCTCCCGCTTCTGGGCGGTCCCTTCGATAGCGTCGCCGGCGTGACGAACGCGATGCAGACCGGGGCGTCCAACAGTGCCGAACTCATCTGGAGGGTGCTCACGTGA
- a CDS encoding metalloprotease, which yields MRFTGRELRDLLLAWLALGLAFALFFQRVRPATMFDFLGSSAFVSAMFVSLVTVGVGFLLHELAHKVVAVHYGQYAEFRADYSFLALAIAGGLAGFIFAAPGAVFHRGRLTDAQHGHIAVAGPLTNLALAVVFAPLVYVAPLIGTRGVQINLLLAGFNMIPIGGLDGKTVKRWSTPIYLAVAVPSILLAISVFLF from the coding sequence GTGAGGTTCACCGGGCGAGAGCTCCGTGACCTCCTCCTCGCGTGGCTGGCGCTGGGACTGGCCTTCGCGCTGTTCTTCCAGCGGGTCCGGCCAGCCACCATGTTCGACTTCCTCGGCTCGTCCGCGTTCGTCTCGGCGATGTTCGTCAGCCTCGTGACCGTCGGTGTCGGCTTTCTCCTCCACGAACTCGCGCACAAGGTGGTCGCCGTCCACTACGGTCAGTACGCCGAATTTCGCGCCGACTACTCGTTTCTGGCGCTGGCCATCGCCGGGGGCCTCGCCGGATTCATCTTTGCCGCCCCCGGGGCGGTCTTCCACCGCGGTCGTCTCACCGACGCCCAGCACGGCCACATCGCGGTCGCCGGCCCGCTCACCAACCTCGCACTCGCGGTGGTCTTCGCGCCGCTCGTCTACGTCGCGCCACTGATCGGGACCCGCGGCGTCCAGATCAATCTCCTGCTCGCCGGATTCAATATGATCCCCATCGGCGGTCTGGACGGCAAGACCGTCAAACGCTGGAGCACGCCAATCTACCTGGCCGTCGCCGTCCCGAGCATCCTCCTCGCGATCTCCGTCTTCCTCTTCTGA
- the purM gene encoding phosphoribosylformylglycinamidine cyclo-ligase produces the protein MTEEEDTEMTYSDAGVDIAESEAATAALVDAVSDLEGTTAYAGLVDIGDRYLGLATDGVGTKLLVAEAVEDYSTVGIDCVAMNVNDLVASGVTPVAFVDYLAVDEPSERLSQQVGEGLAEGASQANMALVGGETAVMPEVIQGFDLAGTVAGLATEDELIPGTAEEGDVLVGLPSSGIHSNGLTLARKAATRDHDYTDPFPYDEDRTIGEVLLEPTRIYADLLGPLHDHDVHAAAHVTGGGWTNLRRMGEYEYDITDPFEAQDVFAFVQKEGSVSDEEMHRTFNMGTGFVVALPESEAESFASATGGSEIGRVESGASVEIRGLSLT, from the coding sequence ATGACCGAAGAGGAGGACACGGAGATGACCTACTCCGACGCCGGCGTGGACATCGCCGAGAGCGAGGCGGCCACCGCCGCGCTGGTCGACGCCGTCTCGGATCTCGAGGGCACGACGGCCTACGCGGGACTGGTCGACATCGGCGATCGGTATCTCGGACTGGCAACGGACGGCGTCGGGACGAAACTGCTCGTCGCGGAGGCCGTCGAGGACTACTCGACGGTCGGCATCGACTGCGTCGCGATGAACGTCAACGACCTCGTGGCCAGTGGCGTCACGCCAGTCGCGTTCGTCGACTACTTGGCCGTCGACGAGCCGTCGGAACGGCTCTCCCAACAGGTCGGCGAGGGGCTGGCCGAGGGCGCGAGTCAGGCGAACATGGCGCTCGTCGGAGGCGAGACGGCCGTGATGCCGGAGGTCATCCAAGGGTTCGACCTGGCGGGCACGGTCGCTGGCCTCGCGACCGAGGACGAACTCATCCCCGGCACTGCCGAGGAAGGCGACGTCCTCGTCGGCCTCCCGTCGAGTGGCATCCACTCGAACGGACTCACGCTCGCCCGGAAAGCCGCGACGCGAGATCACGACTACACCGATCCCTTCCCGTACGACGAGGATCGAACCATCGGCGAGGTACTCCTCGAACCGACGCGCATCTACGCCGACCTCCTCGGGCCGCTGCACGACCACGACGTCCACGCCGCCGCCCACGTCACCGGCGGTGGCTGGACGAACCTCCGCCGGATGGGCGAGTACGAGTACGACATCACCGATCCGTTCGAGGCACAGGACGTCTTCGCGTTCGTCCAGAAGGAAGGAAGCGTCAGCGACGAGGAGATGCACCGAACGTTCAACATGGGGACCGGGTTCGTCGTCGCCCTGCCCGAGAGCGAGGCCGAATCCTTTGCCAGTGCCACCGGCGGCAGCGAGATTGGACGCGTCGAATCCGGTGCGAGCGTCGAGATTCGCGGTCTGTCCCTGACCTGA
- a CDS encoding CBS domain-containing protein: protein MHLPTPQDLRERRTALELTQSELADRAGVSQPLIARIEGGDVDPRLSTLRRIVEALDEAEGDVVRARTLMHETVVSVSPDDEVSVAVERMQEEGYSQLPVITSGVPVGSISESDVVSAGEDVGSKKVRDVMSESFPTVSEDATLEEISSLLDHYKAVMVTDEGATVGIITQADVAARVS, encoded by the coding sequence ATGCATCTGCCCACCCCGCAGGATCTCCGCGAGCGTCGGACGGCCCTGGAACTGACCCAGAGCGAGCTCGCGGACCGAGCGGGCGTCTCCCAGCCACTCATCGCCCGGATCGAGGGCGGTGACGTCGATCCTCGGCTCTCGACGCTTCGACGCATCGTCGAGGCGCTCGACGAGGCGGAGGGCGACGTCGTCCGTGCCAGGACCCTGATGCACGAGACGGTAGTGAGCGTCTCCCCCGACGACGAGGTGAGCGTGGCCGTCGAGCGCATGCAGGAAGAGGGGTACTCCCAGTTGCCGGTTATCACGAGTGGCGTCCCGGTCGGTTCCATCTCGGAGAGCGACGTCGTCAGCGCGGGGGAGGACGTCGGCTCGAAGAAGGTCCGCGACGTCATGAGCGAGAGTTTTCCGACGGTCTCGGAGGACGCGACCCTCGAAGAGATCAGCAGTCTCCTCGATCACTACAAGGCCGTCATGGTGACCGACGAAGGAGCGACAGTGGGCATTATCACGCAAGCGGACGTCGCGGCACGGGTCAGCTAA
- a CDS encoding DUF555 domain-containing protein: MPNYVVAMEAAWLVRDVDNSDDAIGVAVSEAGKRLNQQDLDYVEVEVGVTGCPACGEPLDAAFLAADTALVGLVLELTIFNADSEEHATRIAKSEVGGALRDVPLKVIEVIEEDADDE, from the coding sequence ATGCCCAACTACGTCGTTGCGATGGAGGCAGCGTGGCTCGTGCGAGACGTGGATAATTCCGACGACGCTATCGGCGTCGCGGTGAGCGAGGCCGGCAAACGCCTCAACCAGCAGGACCTGGATTACGTGGAGGTCGAGGTCGGCGTCACTGGCTGTCCGGCCTGTGGCGAACCGCTGGACGCGGCCTTTTTGGCCGCCGACACCGCCCTGGTTGGCCTGGTCCTCGAGTTGACCATCTTCAACGCCGACAGCGAGGAACATGCCACCCGCATCGCCAAGAGCGAGGTCGGCGGCGCCCTCCGCGACGTCCCCCTGAAGGTCATCGAAGTCATCGAAGAGGACGCCGACGACGAGTAA